In a single window of the Necator americanus strain Aroian chromosome X, whole genome shotgun sequence genome:
- a CDS encoding hypothetical protein (NECATOR_CHRX.G21401.T1) has protein sequence MCVFRFVERDGVDDGGQHAVVLVAGCKTESMCTLTFPGKLATVVTVPVLQKNEEELRSVAKRQRGQRSRKGQRRFCLMPIANRNRILQGHAMHVHKTMTGGRDASHLPPSRIYHSPLYNQPTVDLFKRRPFMLPPTPAPLPPPLGHQHQPASLLTGYGR, from the exons ATGTGCGTGTTCCGGTTTGTTGAACGCGATGGTGTAGATGACGGTGGCCAGCATGCGGTGGTGTTAGTGGCTGGTTGCAAAACTGAATCAATGTGCACACTGACGTTTCCGGGTAAACTTGCAACCGTTGTCACCGTTCCCGTTCTTCAGAAG AATGAAGAAGAGCTTCGTTCCGTAGCGAAGCGACAACGTGGTCAGCGGTCGCGTAAAGGTCAGCGACGGTTTTGCCTGATGCCTATCGCAAACCGCAATCGAATACTGCAAGGGCACGCTATGCACG TGCACAAGACGATGACAGGCGGTCGAGATGCCAGTCATTTGCCCCCATCGCGCATCTATCATTCACCGCTCTACAACCAGCCAACAGTTGATTTGTTCAAGAGACGTCCTTTCATGCTGCCTCCAACCCCCGCCCCGTTACCACCACCTCTCGGTCATCAACATCAACCAGCATCTCTTCTAACAGGTTATGGTCGGTGA
- a CDS encoding hypothetical protein (NECATOR_CHRX.G21400.T2) has product MEIQAHLMHHNPYDIVKTEEPSTPPKTKTTLCPSTDMLFSVSNFNIQSNFCPPVNNNHDPLNNNHVKISSNGRTLAADRKRPYPCNLCTSRFGSKMELEEHQNSHTGMKPFECDVCKARFNRRSTLWNHKRIHSDAKPFVCTVCQMTFKWKNSLKCHKEMHLRKNESTPHIDNDLRQLTYATAAKRKLMMDQEEQGNPATSSASSIHSQPLITTTTPKKKSNKSSPNHAVGAVNLNPITQPLQASALIPPSDHQLDLDTSSLDTLVNSNNNLLMHIYNSEVDPSLTSRHTNPMLNSIDDNMLNSQLLGDIKTESSLGGTTTAAPINVHLPMQLNMLNFRPINPQQLPSVHHLTSTSLPVSVPMDYTIHNETPNVAHPQYIVTTQPDMMLPQGIGYQHHGLDQCVILTTGHDYVPNFDYPMIGNYQMQAEQHEAPPPSHDSNDEKIVPYEQW; this is encoded by the exons ATGGAGATTCAAGCACATCTGATGCATCACAATCCGTATGATATAGTTAAAACCGAGGAGCCATCGACGCCCCCGAAGACGAAGACGACAC tgtgtCCTTCGACAGACATGCTCTTCAGCGTGTCCAACTTCAATATACAGTCGAATTTCTGCCCTCCGGTCAACAACAATCATGATCCGCTAAATAATAATCATGTGAAGATTAGCTCAAATG GCAGAACACTGGCGGCAGATCGTAAACGGCCGTATCCGTGCAATTTATGCACGTCTAGGTTTGGCAGCAAAATGGAGCTGGAAGAACATCAGAACAGTCATACCGGAATGAAGCCGTTCGAGTGTGAT GTCTGCAAAGCACGGTTCAATCGCCGATCGACATTGTGGAATCACAAACGAATTCATTCGGATGCTAAACCGTTTGTATGTACTGTTTGTCAGATGACCTTCAAGTGGAAGAACAGCTTAAAG tgtcaCAAGGAGATGCATCTAAGAAAGAACGAGTCAACTCCTCATATCGACAACGACCTACGCCAATTAACGTATGCGACTGCAGCAAAACGAAAGCTG ATGATGGACCAGGAAGAACAAGGAAATCCGGCCACCTCATCAGCGTCATCTATTCATAGCCAACCGCTGATCACTACAACTActccgaagaagaagtcgaataAG tcatcGCCAAATCACGCTGTAGGAGCGGTTAATCTAAACCCTATCACACAGCCTTTGCAGGCG AGTGCCCTTATTCCGCCTTCGGACCATCAGCTCGATTTGGATACGAGCTCTTTGGACACTCTTGTAAATAGCAACAACAACCTCCTCATGCACATTTATAACAG TGAAGTGGATCCTTCGCTGACGTCACGTCACACAAATCCGATGCTGAATAGTATCGACGACAATATGTTGAATTCGCAGTTATTAGGGGATATTAAGACTGAA TCATCGCTGGGCGGTACAACGACAGCAGCACCGATCAATGTTCATTTACCGATGCAGCTGAACATGCTGAATTTCAGGCCGATAAACCCTCAACAGTTG ccgtCAGTACACCATTTGACGTCCACTTCGTTGCCAGTGTCTGTTCCTATGGATTATACTATCCATAACGAAACTCCCAACGTTGCTCATCCACAATATATCGTTACGACACAACCGGATATGATGTTACCACAAGGGATAGGATATCAACATCATGGG CTGGATCAATGTGTTATATTAACAACGGGACATGATTATGTGCCGAATTTCGACTATCCGATGATCGGTAACTATCAAATGCAAGCGGAACAACACGAAGCGCCGCCTCCATCTCATGACTCGAACGACGAAAAAATCGTCCCCTACGAGCAATGGTAG
- a CDS encoding hypothetical protein (NECATOR_CHRX.G21400.T1) produces the protein MEIQAHLMHHNPYDIVKTEEPSTPPKTKTTLCPSTDMLFSVSNFNIQSNFCPPVNNNHDPLNNNHVKISSNGRTLAADRKRPYPCNLCTSRFGSKMELEEHQNSHTGMKPFECDVCKARFNRRSTLWNHKRIHSDAKPFVCTVCQMTFKWKNSLKCHKEMHLRKNESTPHIDNDLRQLTYATAAKRKLMMDQEEQGNPATSSASSIHSQPLITTTTPKKKSNKSSPNHAVGAVNLNPITQPLQASALIPPSDHQLDLDTSSLDTLVNSNNNLLMHIYNSEVDPSLTSRHTNPMLNSIDDNMLNSQLLGDIKTEFQSSLGGTTTAAPINVHLPMQLNMLNFRPINPQQLPSVHHLTSTSLPVSVPMDYTIHNETPNVAHPQYIVTTQPDMMLPQGIGYQHHGLDQCVILTTGHDYVPNFDYPMIGNYQMQAEQHEAPPPSHDSNDEKIVPYEQW, from the exons ATGGAGATTCAAGCACATCTGATGCATCACAATCCGTATGATATAGTTAAAACCGAGGAGCCATCGACGCCCCCGAAGACGAAGACGACAC tgtgtCCTTCGACAGACATGCTCTTCAGCGTGTCCAACTTCAATATACAGTCGAATTTCTGCCCTCCGGTCAACAACAATCATGATCCGCTAAATAATAATCATGTGAAGATTAGCTCAAATG GCAGAACACTGGCGGCAGATCGTAAACGGCCGTATCCGTGCAATTTATGCACGTCTAGGTTTGGCAGCAAAATGGAGCTGGAAGAACATCAGAACAGTCATACCGGAATGAAGCCGTTCGAGTGTGAT GTCTGCAAAGCACGGTTCAATCGCCGATCGACATTGTGGAATCACAAACGAATTCATTCGGATGCTAAACCGTTTGTATGTACTGTTTGTCAGATGACCTTCAAGTGGAAGAACAGCTTAAAG tgtcaCAAGGAGATGCATCTAAGAAAGAACGAGTCAACTCCTCATATCGACAACGACCTACGCCAATTAACGTATGCGACTGCAGCAAAACGAAAGCTG ATGATGGACCAGGAAGAACAAGGAAATCCGGCCACCTCATCAGCGTCATCTATTCATAGCCAACCGCTGATCACTACAACTActccgaagaagaagtcgaataAG tcatcGCCAAATCACGCTGTAGGAGCGGTTAATCTAAACCCTATCACACAGCCTTTGCAGGCG AGTGCCCTTATTCCGCCTTCGGACCATCAGCTCGATTTGGATACGAGCTCTTTGGACACTCTTGTAAATAGCAACAACAACCTCCTCATGCACATTTATAACAG TGAAGTGGATCCTTCGCTGACGTCACGTCACACAAATCCGATGCTGAATAGTATCGACGACAATATGTTGAATTCGCAGTTATTAGGGGATATTAAGACTGAA TTCCAGTCATCGCTGGGCGGTACAACGACAGCAGCACCGATCAATGTTCATTTACCGATGCAGCTGAACATGCTGAATTTCAGGCCGATAAACCCTCAACAGTTG ccgtCAGTACACCATTTGACGTCCACTTCGTTGCCAGTGTCTGTTCCTATGGATTATACTATCCATAACGAAACTCCCAACGTTGCTCATCCACAATATATCGTTACGACACAACCGGATATGATGTTACCACAAGGGATAGGATATCAACATCATGGG CTGGATCAATGTGTTATATTAACAACGGGACATGATTATGTGCCGAATTTCGACTATCCGATGATCGGTAACTATCAAATGCAAGCGGAACAACACGAAGCGCCGCCTCCATCTCATGACTCGAACGACGAAAAAATCGTCCCCTACGAGCAATGGTAG